The sequence below is a genomic window from Tachysurus vachellii isolate PV-2020 chromosome 2, HZAU_Pvac_v1, whole genome shotgun sequence.
TGCTATTTTGAGCTGCTGTGCTGTAGctaaatacaacctatttaaATAATGTGATAATCTTTATTAATCTGTGACATTGTGATGAAATAAGCATTTAAACCTTAAAAGGTAGTAAGAATCCTAAAGAGTCATAACTCAGCAAGTTGCACAGCTCACATTTGTTGATTTTCATTATAGTTTTTCTATTAATATGATTAAAGACATCATTTAAGGTCATGGGCAGAAGGCCAGATGagatattttgacattttgtgcaattttacaattgttttttattaatctagtcagttttatttctcagttatgtgttatgtgtttaCAGTGGTAAATTTAATTCAATGTCAAATCAGTAATCTTACTATTACCATCACATTTAACTTCCATAAACCCAAAGAGTTGTTTGATATGACTAATCTAGTATAGTTTCATTATTGAGCCATCTCTGAAAGCTGAGTCCTTAATCCTCTTAGATAtgtttttctataaaaacaatGGTCCAAAAGCCTTAATAAGAGCAGTAATTATGGAAAAATGTCACAGGTTCGTCAAATACAAATTAGgtgaaattatataaataaaaatgaaatgtcattacataaaaaaaatatgtaaaacaaTAAAGTTAAGACAAACTGATTACTGCTTAAGTTTGAcagagtttatatatatatatatatatatatatatatatatatatatatatatatatatatatatatatatatatatatatatgcagaaaGTTACATAATGGGCataatttttgtattaaagTAATTTTGCTGAGGAAAAGCTTCTAAACATGCTCTGCAAGGCTGATGTAATATTGCATAAGATGTAATACTGGGTTTACTACAGTACAATGAATATTGTTGCTTGTTGATcaattttacattaaatgtgTTACACTTATTTGTAATTATGTTGGTCTTCAAATATCAGACTTATTCTTGTAAACAtggtaaacaaaaataataataataaaatccccttttataaattaatatggAAAAAGTTAAAACACATTTCCAGGCACAGGATAAAACTGGCGGAATGGAAGACTCTAAACATGAATGTATTTAAGTATAAGAACGAAATACTAAGACACAGAAAGTGAAATCATCAGAAactaaatgagagaaagaaagagagaatctAATAAGTAAACTCCATTAGCCTTCATTGACTGAGAGCCATAAGGTCATCCCATGGTCATCAGTGTAATAGAGCTCTAGTTAACAGTCCATATGACTGCGAACAACCCAAATAACTCTTTCTTTAATAGCTGAAGTTTAACTCCAAAACATGCAGTGTGATAAATCCACCTGTGAAGCCATCCTGGATGTAACACTTATACCTTGCTTTGTAATAGTGTCATTAGAGCTGATTTTACACAGTGCATTAACATGTGCATTTGGAGATTTTGACCTCATGAGGTTAACAGATATGCACTAGGGTTGTACTCAGGATGTACAGGATGTTCACAGGGAGTACAGAGTATGTATATCCCACATTATACAACCAcatcaaattatttaaaaatttcattTACCTCACTAGAGGAAAACTAAGTTTAATCCATAAAAATAATCTCTACCACTTCTTCTCCTGCCATGTGGATAACTACAGgcatactctatactatacttgTGATGCTAATCAGTTTAATAGCACAGTGTATGCAATAAACATCAATATTCAGATACACATGTTAATACAAGGTGTAAATGGAGCTTATGCATCATCTCAGTCTAATCTAATGCATGTACTTGGATGATCTATATTGGCTTAAGTGCTACCTTCTTAATATTACATTACTTACATAACCGTTTTAAcatgatatttttatatatgtggtTATAAACTAAATATAGTGTTATTCATTGTTGCCGCCACCACCAGTACATACCCAACTtgtgaacatgcaaacacacacacacacacacacacacacacacacacacacacacacacacacacacacacacacacacacacttactttcaAGTTTAATACTTGCCATATAAGTGATATGTATTATAAACTAACAGTATCAGTTTCGGAATGGCTGAATAATTGTGGATGATAAAGATGcccataaataaaatgaaatttttagTTTGAACTAAGACTGAAAGTGTAAGAAACCTCCaaattcattctctctctctctctcattctctctctcacacacacacacacacacgtattgcTTGAACACTGGGGCTAAACTAACCTCTTTCTGCGGTCACAACCCTTTGGTAAGGATGGACGCGCATATCCTGCCTTCGTACTTTAGTAGTCACTGCACCTGCTCAGAACGTAACATTACCAATAAAATAGAAAGTAACATCAGATTATTAATCATTACAGCGcatcaacaacaaaacactgaaaaataacTAAACGAAATACATCCACATCAACCttgtaaaacacaaataaatcacaaaaataacaaaatgaaattcATTAGAAGCTTAAGGGCTCTGTTTTCATGATGCAGAAATCTTCCATTGGAATGtgcaaacatttttaatagATGACATAAGACAAGTGTTCATATTGCTTCACTTGCTGAATTATGACAACAGAGCCCTTATaaccatctctttctctctctaaaaaAGGACAAACGTCTTTTACAAAGATAGATTAATTTCACACATAATCCTATAGCTAGATTTACATTGGCACATTGCAAGTGCTTCAATTGCTATTACAGTTTATAACACAGTCAGCTATAATACTGATAATACTTTGAGAACACTCAGACATGAAGCAAGCTCAGGGAATGTAGCTGACATGGTTTCAAACTGTAGGAGGATATTTAAATCACAGTGATAACgacaaaattattttattaatcgtTAATATTGTAGGTATCtttaattttgaattatttcatAAGTCAAAGACAAACCAAAATAAtccaaagttttaaaaaaagggtAAACTCTGGAAAGTTAAGACCAGTGTAAACATCAGTAGTAATGATTTCTTGTCTtggtttgtcttttttgtagtTAACAAACAGTTAgaggggtttgtttttttttttgttctgcaaCTGCTATATAACAAAAAGTTAACATTTCTGAGGAATGCAGACTGTCCACGAACTGTACTAGCCTTTTGTGGGGAAGGCCATACCTAAAAGAGTAAGACAGAGTGCTAAAATTAGTTTTTTGATCCCAAAAATAACAGACAGCATCCGGAACAAAGATATTTGGTGACGGTAACTTAGAGTAGATTACGAACATGAATGGGGACATAAGCACAACACAACAAGAAAGAAACAAGTACTTACCTAATACACCACTGGAGTCAATAGGATATTCAAGGATAGAGGTGGCAGGGGCCAGAGTATAGGGATACTCATATGGGGTGTAGATAATACCCGACTCAGGGGTTTGCTGCATCAGGGTGGCAGTGTGGTGAGGGGTGCCAGCAGGCATGAGAGCAGAGGTCTGGATCTGTCGGATGAGAGGCATGAGGGTGGgagcagcaggagcaggagTACGCAGGGCTGCAGCAGGCATCACTGGGGAGGGGCCGGTGATGATTCGAGGAGCCTGGGCACTGGCAGCCAAAGAGAAAGCCAAGGCTgctaaagaagaaaagataagaGAGACACaggtgcaagaaaaaaaaatttaaaaagaggTCAAAGGAAGggatgcaaataaaaataaaaataaactgcttACCGTGTCTTATTTTGTTGAAAACACAGCAGCAACATACCCCTCTATGCACATATTACACAactgcaaatgtaaatattgcttatctacactacactctaacCAGGAGTacagattattaaaatgttagcCCTTACATGATTTGATATTGGCATCTCGGTATGTGCCATTGAGAATTGCCAGCTCCATCAGCTGCATCTTTTTCAAGTTGTCTTCACCTTCGgcctgccaacacacacacagacacacacagacacacacagacacacacagacacacacagacacacacagacacacacagacacagagagagagagagagagcgagagagagagagagagagagagagagagagagagagagagagagagagagagaaactgaaatcTAATGAAATGGCTTTGTAATATGGTACATATCaatgttattttaaattgtcatggttttgtgttgttttttttttttaaagaaccaaTTATGGAGACTATTAAGCAAAAGCTTTCAATAGACTCTATTTAAATACTCATTGTATTACTGTGTAAAAgcttagttcattcattcattcattcatcttctaccgcttatccgaactacctcgggtcacggggagattgtgtctatctcaggcgtcattgggcatcaaggcaggatacaccctggacggagtgccaacccatcgtagggcacacacacactctcattcactcacgcaatcacacactagggacaattttccagagatgccaatcaacctaccatgcatgtctttggaccggagtacccggaggaaacccccgaggcacggggagaacatgcaaactccacacacacaaggtggaggcgggaatcgaaccccgaccctggaggtgtgaggcgaacgtgctaaccactaagccaccgtgcccccctaaaagCTTAGTTAAACTGTGCAAAGATCCAATCTGTGTGTTACATTAGTGCTGGGTTTCAGATGTGCTAGTCTTGTTCTGTATATAAAAGATAGGGTTTCCCCACTTGCTAGTAAACTGAGTGTGAGTTGCTTCAACACTGTCCAAACAAACCAGCCAAAATGAACATGCAGAGCACAGAGGTTAAAGATACAGCTCATGTTTCTCTCAACAGCTTGGAATCAGTGCCTTAGCTTCTCatgttctctccctctcctgttcCATCTCCTTCTGTCACTTCACAGTCTATTCTACTTCTCTTACTGTCAACTTCCCATTCTGCTGTCTGCTTGTTCTGTATTTTAGCAGTTTACTCACTCTGGCCATTCCACTCATCCTTCCTTTACAGTCCAAATTCTCAGAGTCTCTAAAGTGACGGTCATTGTTTCTTCAAATTATCCAAACTCATATGAtcatttctccttctctctttgtcCCTAATTTCAGTTAAAACTTTACCAAAATGAAACTTTACTTTCTTATAGAAACTTGGTATTTCGTAAAATAAGCTTAAAATATATAGAAGTTAGTAGTTCAAATTTGGACATGCACAGAACTGACTGTGCTCACAGCTGCAATGTGGAGAAGCTGTGAATATGGTAGTTTTAACGATCTGCTGGATATTACAGCATGGGTTCAGGTCAGGTCAGAGTAAAGCAGGCCACAGAATGATCTAAACTATGTCAGCAAGCACAGTGGAAAAGAAAAGCTGATCCATTCAGAGTAGGATcagagtgtgcatgtgagtgtgccCTTTGCTTACAATGCCGATGTCTGCCTGCCAAATGGCCTCAGAGCATGATATGGGTCAGCATGGGCAGTGCTTAGCAGTGATCAGTGTGATATTCACGTTGCTTTCCAAACCAGTGTAAAGGTTGCAAAGTGCATGCTTGACTGTGAGCTCAACGGTATAATAATACTTTGCAAACCTTTTTAAGCAAATGTCTTTCAAAGACACTTGTCGCACCACACTGTTGGAGCACGGTGTGgtcccacactgacacactgtaaaAATAGACAGCTGGATATTTTTAGTAGTCTGGTAGAATCCACTCCTATCCTGTTAGTCTGGGTGGAGGCAGTGGAAGTGGAAGTACATTGTTAAACAGGACACCATATGCTTGGTtgtgtgcacacatgcatatgtgtgtgctaatatatgtaattttttttgtcctacGCAAAAGTGTTTTACGTTATAAAGGTGAAAGTGGCACTGTGTTTAATCAGGAAAGctctataaaaacattttctatatataatCTGTGCAGACGAACTTTTCTTTGAGAAGTCAGTTTCTCCATAATTACACTCCCCACTTCccacaaaagaaaacactgcCAAAAATGACCACAGCTTATGGAGGTTAACTGTGGTTGTGTGAATGTTATTCATCACTGATACTGAAGTGGAAGTTGGCTATTTTACCATCATCTGACAAGTACTGTACCACTTTTTGTTTCATTACAGTCTACAATTATACGAGATCTACCACAAATGTTGATCTTAGAGTTTGATGCATTTATCTTCAGCCAATGCCTCTTGATGTCAACACTGCTAAAATCTAGAAAGAGTCTAGCCTCCATTCACTATGTACCACCAAAAGGGCACAACTGTCAATCATAGATCATTGAAGTCCCAAGACGATTTCCATGGCAGCATGATGAGCCGCACATTCCACATCACCCCTGAACCTGAAGGTCTATTTCCAGTCACAATTACACACAGCCATTACACACTATAACCATTCTTCAGCATACTATTTATCTCCCACATTGAAGTCTTATGTTTCTATGGGTATAATATTTATGGACCATTTCACAAGCTGTAATATAGAGTGAATAACAGTTCAGCACATAATCTACTTTTCCCTGTAAAATGTACAAGTATCTCCTGCTAACCTGCTGTCACTTTGTCAAAACCTACAGCTTTATCATCATTCTGCTCTATGCCTGTTGACAACACAGAGCTTTCTGTGATGGCCCCAGTGGGCACCTAGAGTCCCGACCCCTCTGTCTCATGTCTCTCATTAAATTTTTAAGCACAGCCAATTAGGCCCATTAAAGCTGTCCACAAGGCTCACCTTTGAACATCAGAATCTAGTGTATGCATGCGGCTGCCTTTCTCTTCAGTGccagtctttctttctgtcccaCACTCTCTTTTGCCTCTAAGGACTCAGTAAAGCTAGGGTGAAAATGGCTGTCATGCTGAGCACAGCTATTTGAGCAAATACATTCATCAGTGCTTATGCGGCACTTCTTTTAACCGAAACCCACAAGTCTTGTTTGTTGAACCAGATCAATGTGTTTTTGCCAATTTGACATTTTTCTTAAACTTGGTGTTCTGATAAACACATGCAGATTAAAGggggaaaggtaagagtgtaaaCATGCTACTCACTGCAGGGACAAGCAGCTTCTTAACTTCCTCCACAGCTCTCTTGAGTTTTATCTCAGCACGGTTCTGTGAGTCTTCAACTGTGATAAGCACATGCAAGTCCTCGTTCAGATGCTCCCAGTTAGGCTTTCCACGGTTCTGCTCCTCCTGTACAGATTAAAGGATGGGAAAGCATATCTGCGTTACAATTTGTATCGGCTGTACGTATCTCTACCACATGTAGAATTGACTTTGCAGGAAAAAATTTAAGTACTTATGTGCAGCTATACTACCATGTGCCATGCCCAGCTGCCGTATCTAAATAAATGCTCACATTTTTTCACCTTGACATTGGTTGtgacaaaacacatttaaagtgaTTTACAGCACAGCACTGTTACATtattgattctgattggccagaggttattttgttttttttttaaaaacagcattattgaattcttgaatctgccTGGACAGAAGGTATGGATTACAGATTTTTAGTAGCATGACCTGGTAAGCAGTGCTGACTACaaggtaaataataaatgaatgcttACCATACTTTCTTATTGTTTCTTTAGTAGCAGCTAATTCACATGTGGTCCCTTTACATCATTTCTGTCTAATAATGAATAGAATAAAAGTATGTATTTTACCAAGCAAAACGCATTTTTTGCTACAAGGACACTGTCCAGGACAGTTGTCTCAGCAACATGACAGGCTGTGTGTTGGGTTTTTTGAGTGTTAAAAGAGAGGATGATGGGAACAACTGTTTACAGCTGTTATAACgtggtataagaagaataaagcaCTTTGTGACATGCTGTTATAATTCTAACTTTAGGTTACTGTTTTGGCCAAATGTGGTTTCATTAGCTGGGTTACCATCTCATTAACTTTTACAACTTTTACAACACGAAGCTTGGATGAACAGCACAATCATTTATGATAACGCCTTTCATCTTTGTGTAGTATTACATATTGAAGAAAAGTGGTTTTCGGATGTGGAAACATTAGAAAAGTAGCATCACAACAGGGATGCACTGTATTTACTAATTACTGTCTGCCTGCTCACAAAGGAGTAATTACTTgatcaaacatacagtatacactcagTAACAAAAGATGTTCTAATGCTCTTGGGAGATAGTTTCATGTTAAAAGTGCTTCTTTGAAGTGTGGAGATAGAAGATGTGGAGATGGTTGGTGTCAAAGCAAGACTGTGCCATGAGTTTATGTATTTGACCTATTTGTTAATGACTGCATGTCAGAAATGGCTGACATGCCTAGGGGTCAAATTATTTACACCTTCAAGCAAGTAGTAAATCACTCTGTTTAGATAGTAAGACTGGAGGTGACTTATTGACCATTTTACAAATCACTCTGATTTAGAACCAAATTATAAGATTTAAATAAGTGTATATAAGTCCATATGTATCCCGGTCTAGTGAAGGTGATTATAACTAGTCATAGAAAATTAGGACATCAATCCTATAGTATTCTTTTAACCTATATACTCGTAGAAACAAACAGCACCCAAaggcttttctttcatttagaaACATTACCAAACTGCTTCAAATTTAAATCTATAAAGCAGGGGAATGTTTCACACCCTCCTATGTGTGTTTTAAAGGGGTTGGGATTGTAAATCTACTTTgggtggaaaaaataaaataatacatggTTCCAGATGGTATCTCTGTTTGAAGCCTGGCTTGTTTAGTCCTGGCTGTTTTCTTTACAGccccttctctttttttctttatttatataacattttattttttaatgtcaaCCATTACTGTAAAAACTCATTGGTGACTACTGTTAGCTGATAGAAATGGCAACCTCATAGAAGCAGCATTTAATTGCAGTGGTAAAAT
It includes:
- the qki2 gene encoding protein quaking-B isoform X4, which translates into the protein MVGEMETKEKPKPSPDYLMQLMNDKKLMSSLPNFCGIFNHLERLLDEEIGRVRKDMYNDTLNSSTDKRTSELPDAVGPIAQLQEKLYVPVKEYPDFNFVGRILGPRGLTAKQLEAETGCKIMVRGKGSMRDKKKEEQNRGKPNWEHLNEDLHVLITVEDSQNRAEIKLKRAVEEVKKLLVPAAEGEDNLKKMQLMELAILNGTYRDANIKSSLAFSLAASAQAPRIITGPSPVMPAAALRTPAPAAPTLMPLIRQIQTSALMPAGTPHHTATLMQQTPESGIIYTPYEYPYTLAPATSILEYPIDSSGVLGAVTTKVRRQDMRVHPYQRVVTAERAATGN
- the qki2 gene encoding protein quaking-B isoform X3 yields the protein MVGEMETKEKPKPSPDYLMQLMNDKKLMSSLPNFCGIFNHLERLLDEEIGRVRKDMYNDTLNSSTDKRTSELPDAVGPIAQLQEKLYVPVKEYPDFNFVGRILGPRGLTAKQLEAETGCKIMVRGKGSMRDKKKEEQNRGKPNWEHLNEDLHVLITVEDSQNRAEIKLKRAVEEVKKLLVPAAEGEDNLKKMQLMELAILNGTYRDANIKSSALAFSLAASAQAPRIITGPSPVMPAAALRTPAPAAPTLMPLIRQIQTSALMPAGTPHHTATLMQQTPESGIIYTPYEYPYTLAPATSILEYPIDSSGVLGAVTTKVRRQDMRVHPYQRVVTAERAATGN
- the qki2 gene encoding protein quaking-B isoform X1, whose protein sequence is MVGEMETKEKPKPSPDYLMQLMNDKKLMSSLPNFCGIFNHLERLLDEEIGRVRKDMYNDTLNSSTDKRTSELPDAVGPIAQLQEKLYVPVKEYPDFNFVGRILGPRGLTAKQLEAETGCKIMVRGKGSMRDKKKEEQNRGKPNWEHLNEDLHVLITVEDSQNRAEIKLKRAVEEVKKLLVPAAEGEDNLKKMQLMELAILNGTYRDANIKSSALAFSLAASAQAPRIITGPSPVMPAAALRTPAPAAPTLMPLIRQIQTSALMPAGTPHHTATLMQQTPESGIIYTPYEYPYTLAPATSILEYPIDSSGVLGMAFPTKGAVTTKVRRQDMRVHPYQRVVTAERAATGN
- the qki2 gene encoding protein quaking-B isoform X2, whose protein sequence is MVGEMETKEKPKPSPDYLMQLMNDKKLMSSLPNFCGIFNHLERLLDEEIGRVRKDMYNDTLNSSTDKRTSELPDAVGPIAQLQEKLYVPVKEYPDFNFVGRILGPRGLTAKQLEAETGCKIMVRGKGSMRDKKKEEQNRGKPNWEHLNEDLHVLITVEDSQNRAEIKLKRAVEEVKKLLVPAAEGEDNLKKMQLMELAILNGTYRDANIKSSLAFSLAASAQAPRIITGPSPVMPAAALRTPAPAAPTLMPLIRQIQTSALMPAGTPHHTATLMQQTPESGIIYTPYEYPYTLAPATSILEYPIDSSGVLGMAFPTKGAVTTKVRRQDMRVHPYQRVVTAERAATGN